The genomic interval TTTTATGAATCAAAACTGAAGTTTTAGACCTGCATGCTTTGCTTATTATTCATAATTGTTCCTGTATctagtctttttttatttttgtttttactttatgatttcttttttattttgtgaactAACCATAGGAGCCCTTTATATGGACAGGTTTAATCACGTGAGTCCCATATCAACATGTAGCATGATAATAGGCTGCCTCTGGAAGGTTAGACGATAGTTAGAGAAGATACATAATGTGTGCATAGGGAGGAAAAGCAAAGCATATCAGGCATTTACAAAGAATTAACGCTTCCTTTATACATTCAAACGTTAAATCTGGATTAAATGGTGTTATTCACAGTTATCCATATTATTGGATCAATTCATACCGTAGATGTCAGGTCTCACTAAAGgaatatgtaatgtaattattgccattacttttttttgtagttATCATAAAGAGATGGGTGCATCTCAATTATGCAACGGTCTTCTAGTTATTAAAGCTAAAAGACTGCAAGAGAAAAGTGAATtgggaagagagaaattaacaaaataatatTGGAATTTAAGGTGCAGATTAAAATGGAGATTATGGAGAAATTGGGGGATTTACAGAAGTAATGTACTGAGAGTGAAGAAAGATTTGCAACTGTGAGATCTGTAGGCATTAGTTTTTCCACAGATAATGATTTGTCAGGGATTTAAGGTGGTTCAGACACTCATGGACATTTTTAAATCTTAATTCAGATTGTCCAGTTTGTCTCTCTGGAGTCCAAAATGTTGGAAACCATTATGACTGCAATGAGTCTGAGTTTCTACAATGGCTAATTAGTCACTTTAGGtgacatattttatttactaAAATGGAGGAATGGGGGCTTCAATTGCCATTTTCAATATAAAATTACTAAGTGTTGCAAAATGATGAGATTAAATATAAGTGACAGCAATGGGAAGGTTGTGGTGGGCTTCGTTCCGAGGTCAACACATGTTGATGCTGCTTGTTTTACCACTGTAATTCCTGTGGACAACATGCACAACAATCCTCATTTAACAAAGAAATTATTATAAGTAATGTATCCgctcaaataataataaaatactgaaGCAAATCTTTTTTAAGCAAACTCTTTTTTGCTTatgataatgtttttatttattaatgccTTAATTGAGCGAGAAATTTGTGTTGCTAAGTTGTTGAACTGaccaaagataaaaaaaagtagcTGATATAATTTTAAAAGGAGAATTTCTATTCCTTGAAGTGAGACCAATTCATCTACCTTATTACAAACTGGTTCACCGGTATAAATGTAATTTCCTGGAAAAAACAATCCCTTGGAAGCGTTAATTTTGAAGGGGACGGGTAATGTGCAACAAGTTATTGTGTGATTATCTTTTAACTTTTGTTCCTTTTCATTTAAATCTTCAATTCTTTATGAAATGTTTTTCATGTGCACtagtttttgaaatgtttcCTTTATGCACAATTGTTTAGAGAAAAAACTGCAGAGAAAGAACTAAATCTCAGCAAAATGAATGATCGAACAGCAACAGTGCATCTGAACAGAACTGTCTCATTGTGTGGACGTCAATGTACATGGCTCCAGCaacttaaaagaaaatatttcaataaaataGAACAGAATAATGCAGGGCCCACCAAGTATGGCAATTATTCACTGCAGGTTGgcctttttatattcaataattattatgaaatatggacaggtttaaaaaaaatagttttttttttaagtagaagCTTGGACATGGGCCAGGAGTCCCACTTCTTCAACAAAGACCTGGCTGTTTGCTCTGAGAGCTCATTTTGCAGTGTGATGACCTGTAGGCTCACAACAAGCAAAGCATTGTTTTGTAACTGACCAATGGAAAGAGGTCTCATCATTAAGCTTAACAGGAATCTATTGGCTGTGGGATATTTTCCCTCTCAAACACCGACAAGCAGATTTTCCAACAACGACAACAAAGTTGTTTTTATCCAGCACTTTATTTACTAAATAGCTAcagtaataatatataaattaataaGATTATTCTTATGTAGGTTTAGTTGCATTGATATGATAGTAATTGGTTTTATTATCCAGTGGAGTTCCTTCCATACTGTTGTAACAAGTACAGGCCTGAACATTGAAAACCGATGACACTGCATTGTTCGCTCATTCATTATTGCACAAAATCCACCTATTCCTGCTGCAACTGGATACGATTAACACAACTGTGTCTGCACAGCCTCTAATTAGAGTTATGGATGCCTCTAACAGTTGCGCAACGTCTCTTATCATTTCATTGTCTTCATTTATCTTGAATCAAGATGAAGACTGTGTCTTGGGAGTTGCATCTTCTTTGGAGACACATCTGGATTCCTGATGCTTGAAGTTTTCAGTCAGTGCTTTCTTCATGCTGTATAATTACCACAAACTCTGTGGTGCTTCTTCTGAAGATATAAGTGTGTTTCATGCTGGCTTCCTTCGGATCAAGAACATCTGGATCTTGTACTTGTTTAGAAGAGTTCAAAAATCTTGCCGTGCTGTGTCGCGTCACTCTTTCACAGATACATGTTATATTGGAGTGTAACCCTTTCATCCAATGTCTTTGTACACATCGTACAGTCATATGCACAAGTGATCTTGCTCTCTTTGTGCAGTACAAATTTGGTGAATGTCAAAACCATAACCTGGAACTTCGATGCAGAAACTCTTTAACAGTATCACTGTTGGAAATCTGAGAGGACCGTGAACTTCAACTCCAAATCCTTAATGGTCTTGTCTTTCTTGATCTCTTTACATCACCTAGAGAATCGATCTTCTTTGGATGAAATCATCCTCTCCATGTTGTTGTGTCAGGTTAAAATTAACAGGTGCACCTACAGATGTCTTAGTCATGTCCTTTTGCAGCAGACGACTCCCCAATCATTTGGAAAGAGTAGTTCTTTGGAAGATCCAAATGATCCAAAAGGGATCAGTCGTCATCTCTCACGAAGATGACGAAGAGGATGTGAGGTGGTAGAGCAGCACAGGCTATTTCTATACATCTGTATGTCTGTTCatttgtgaatgtttgttttatgagtctgtgtgtctgtgtgtgtgattggatgtgtcttgttttgtttgtttttgatttgtgtgAATCAAACGTACGGTGGGAGATTCTAACACTCCCTCTTCCCGTTGTGCAGTGTGAGGAATGCCAGTGGGCTGACCGCTGCCGACCTGGCCCACGCCCAGGGATTCCAGGAGTGTGCGGAGATTCTCTCCAATGCCCAGAACTTCCAACAAAATATGGTTCTGTCCCATAACGGGACTATTCTGAACGGCATGAGCCAGAATGGTGGCCACGTCCAGGGCCGCAGCTTCTTGAACGGCGTCCCCAACAGAAAGAGGTCATTCGATGGCATGGAAGCAAACCCAGGGAAGAAGGCAAGACCTAACGGTGGGTCACTAAGCCAATCAAATGTCTGTTTAGTTAATTTTCGAATTTCATGTCTTTGAAAGCAGAATAATATAAGTATGTTGATGCTTAAACATGTACCAAGTTTGgtttaaaatttatttttatgcAGCCTTTATGTAGACTTAAAAGTAAATTAGTGGTATGAGAGTACGCAACTCCGCTTAACACAGTCCAGGTAAACAACGATTGTTCTATTATCGTTGTACTCTCTTTACGCTCTCTAAATAAGTAATACTTATTTTAGGATTAGAAATTGACTGTAAAGTGCAGTAAAGTAAGAAAATGGATGCAGGAAGGTCTATAGTTGAATTTAAAGCCGCTGTGACCTACCTTTCAGCAGACttgctttgattttttttttaatttttcaagaAGTGAAGTCCTTTTCAAATATGTAACATAGGTTTATTTtatacttttctttctcttaggTATGAGCATGCCACCAGAGATGCTGAATGGGAGCGGGCCACTGGGTGGTGCTGGAGAGACCCAGATGGAGAGCGTGAGCATGGAGCTGATGGCAACTGTAACCTCAGGTGGGCCGGGACCCTTTGCTTTTGGGCTAAATGGGTTTGCACCTCTAGGGCCGGGGCCCATGGATCAGTGTGAGGGCCAGAGGGGACTGGACATGATGAGCCACGCAACTAAAGAGCTGGAGGTCATCACCGTGGCACCAATGCAGACCCCGTGTCGCTGCACCAACTCCTACGCCTACCTGTAGAGGGCATGTGTGTCCATTCACACATTCTAATGCTCCTGAGAGTTCAGGGTGGCTTTTTGGTTTCGCTTAGCATTTCTTTCTATTATACATGAAAAACGGAAAATATTTGGTGTTAAACTACATTTGAAAGATGTATAGCTATCTGTGCTGTATTTTCTACTTCTCTGTGTAACTGATTATACTTGGATCGTTAAAGGTATTAAGATTTCTTTGTTTTACGGTTTATCTATCCAGTTATACAGATAATTGTGTGATCATTCTTTTTTAGATTTagaataaaaacttttttttgcaCAATTACATCCTAGATATTACAGTGATTTGCATTCCCTCGACACTACAGAAAGAATAAGTCTTTGTTGTTGCTTCTCAAATTGTGCAATGTTCCATTGCAGTGTAGGAAAAGGGGCTAAATAATGGGTCAACTAAAGATGTTGTCATGGGCCTTGTGCTGAAAAGTTTTTTTCAGCAGCATTTCTCATGTCAAAGGTTAGAAAAAGATAAGTTTCCGTACAGTTCTGTTAAGAGAGATGGCCACAAAAGAGCTCCATTAATACTCACATAAAATCGAATTCCTAAATGTTGCGTGGAAGGTTGACTCTTCCTTTTCCCCCTGCTGAGTTTAATTGCTCTAATACTCTTGATTTGCAAAGAACGTTTTGAttgaatacatttacatgaacaACAATGTGTGCCTCTGCACTCTTTTAATGTACACTGGGGATCGTCTCCTGATGTAAACTGCCACCATGTATTAGCTGATGCCGTTTTATATTCCAGAATTACCTTATGCCAAAGCATATCCCAACATGAATGTAGCCTGTAAATTTTAAATTATTCActgtgcagctttttttttttgtagtttgtcgATGTCATGTACTAAGAGATTGTCGTCCATTCATCCTGTGCTTTATCGATCCTAAAGAGTGGTGTAAGTTTACTGTGTGCGTTTTAGCAACGTTTTTTTTAAGGAGCTAGCAGGGCTTGCACATGTGTTATATTATACGTatgttatataatattaatgataataCCCAGTCTGATTTTGAAACAGATTTTTGGCCATTTTACAATCAGTAGTTGCGATTTAATAGTTCTGCTCAAGAAGAAAATTTGCATGGATTTCTAAACTTTGCAAAAAGCCTTATTTCTTGAGATGTATAGAACAGTTAGAACAGTTAATTACTGTAtgttattttcaacttttatAGCGAGGGAATTTCTTTCTGTATTTTGTAGTAATTCTCAACGTTCAAGGTGGTGTctgattattttttgtttaacgTGACAGGTTTGAGTGTATAGTTGAATTCGCTTGGAGCATTCAGTGCTTAGTGATGTGCAGGTTAAGCTTTGTACTTGATTGTAGGAAATTATTAAATGTTGATCAATTTTATAAATGTGACTGTGGTCGGCCTTTTGTTTTCTTGATGTGTTCTCATGCATCTGTAAAACCCAGACCTGTTGGCATTTTTAGTAATTTTTCTAATTAATGTAAAGGAATAAttataaacatgaaaataatgtgttttaatataAATCCCCTTGCTTGGTTGTTGAAGATTTTCTTAACTGAAATATTTTTGTGGATAAAGCACTAGGTCCCTGTTTCATATAGTACTAACTGTACGCTGAAGCACCCAAAGATAAGAATATGACCTATTTAGAACTAGTTCTCGGATCAATAGTTATACGACTTTACACTCTGCAGTGATTTCAGTTCCTTTAATTGATTAATATGTAActattgctgtaacaagtgaatttccccattgtgtggataaataaagaaatctaatctaatctaaaactTCTAGTGTGTTGAAATCTGGCCACAAATGGACCTTTATAGTTgtgcaaaacaaaatcaatccACTAGTATCTTtttgctgctcctgctccaaaATTGTCTTTACAGAAGCAGGAATATGGTCACAAGCTAATTATCTGTGCCTTTTGacaatttgtctcattttcAGTGGCAGGTGAAGGACCCTGCAAGGATCTTTgctcaaacggtcacaatgaacCGCAGACTCCTTTCGGATTCGACGTGGCAGCAGCGATCCTCTACGGTGACTCGCCCGAGATCAACAGCTCCGCAGGCAGCCTGGTGGAGCACCTGAAGTCAGTTAAAGTACAGCAGCTGTATGACCAAGTCTTCTTCAGCACCATGCTCCTGCACCCGGGATCATAAAGAACAAAGGAGCTAGCTGGCTGTCCTTTTGTTGCTTGAATGTCATGTCAGCTTAAACAAGAATTAATTTGCCTTAAAAGCCAGAGTGGTCCAATTATTAATTGAtccatttatttgttgttgttgtaaaggGCAGGCCCGTTGTGCAATGATCTGAAATGTGTAAGTGATGAGGTTGATTAGCAAGTGGATTTTTGTTTTCGAAGTTTTTAAAAGTTGAATTAAACTGTAAATAGCCATGTTCTGATTTACACTAAAGTTGCTAT from Pleuronectes platessa chromosome 14, fPlePla1.1, whole genome shotgun sequence carries:
- the ankrd10b gene encoding ankyrin repeat domain-containing protein 10b, which gives rise to MSAGVESGFSSEEVLNSRFPLHRACRDGDVGALCSLLQCTSNPADLGVEDSFYGWTPVHWAAHFGKLECVMRLVQVGCGVNSVTSRFAQTPTHIAAFGGHPKCLLWLLQAGADINRQDYVGETPIHKAARAGSLECINALLIQGAKADVRNASGLTAADLAHAQGFQECAEILSNAQNFQQNMVLSHNGTILNGMSQNGGHVQGRSFLNGVPNRKRSFDGMEANPGKKARPNGMSMPPEMLNGSGPLGGAGETQMESVSMELMATVTSVAGEGPCKDLCSNGHNEPQTPFGFDVAAAILYGDSPEINSSAGSLVEHLKSVKVQQLYDQVFFSTMLLHPGS